The following coding sequences lie in one Sphingomonas sp. M1-B02 genomic window:
- a CDS encoding ECF-type sigma factor produces MTGDEGTAMLLARWQGGETTARDRLITRLYPELAQIAAARLRGERNSSLSTGDLINDAVLRLMRSEALGPVDRAHFIALASRMMRNILVDHARAKHAARREHVRVELCTRVEGEQRFDLNSLDSALIRLGAIDAQLVEIVEMRYFGGMTIEDIATVSALSEATVKRRWHTARAWLLDVLANPIDG; encoded by the coding sequence ATGACCGGGGACGAAGGCACCGCCATGTTATTGGCGCGCTGGCAGGGTGGTGAAACCACGGCCCGCGATCGGCTGATCACTCGACTCTATCCCGAGCTTGCCCAGATTGCTGCGGCCCGGCTGCGTGGCGAACGCAACTCGTCGCTATCGACGGGCGATCTGATCAACGACGCCGTGCTGCGGCTGATGCGAAGCGAAGCGCTGGGGCCGGTGGATCGCGCGCATTTCATCGCTTTGGCGTCGCGGATGATGCGCAACATCCTGGTCGATCATGCCCGCGCCAAACATGCCGCGCGCCGCGAGCACGTCCGTGTCGAACTTTGCACCCGCGTAGAAGGAGAGCAGCGCTTTGACCTGAATTCGCTCGATTCCGCGCTGATCCGGTTGGGCGCGATCGACGCGCAATTGGTGGAGATCGTGGAGATGCGCTATTTCGGGGGTATGACGATCGAGGACATCGCCACGGTGTCCGCATTGTCCGAAGCGACGGTCAAACGACGCTGGCACACCGCCCGCGCCTGGCTGCTCGACGTGCTGGCCAACCCGATCGATGGATGA